The following are encoded together in the Falsiruegeria litorea R37 genome:
- a CDS encoding NAD-dependent succinate-semialdehyde dehydrogenase, which produces MLDATTDLKSLLKDPELLATKAYIGGQWVDGDNGTFAVTNPARGDVIAEVADLSRAQVAGAIAQAEAAQKEWAAMTGKERAVIMRRWFDLMMANAQDLGTILTAEQGKPLAEAVGEIGYGASFIEFFGEEAKRIYGETIPGHQRDKRITVLKQPIGVAASITPWNFPNAMITRKAAPALAAGCAFVARPAKETPLSAIVMGVLAERAGIPAGVFNVVPSSSSSEIGKEFCENPGIRKLTFTGSTEVGRILMKQAADQVMKCSMELGGNAPFIVFDDADLDAAVEGAMMCKFRNNGQTCVCANRIYVQAGVYDEFAAKLKAAVEALQIGDGLANGTTTGPLINAEAVAKVEEHIKDVTDKGGAVLSGGLPHDLGGTFFQPTIVTGVTQDMMVAQDETFGPLAPLFKFENEDDVIAMANDTIFGLASYFYAKDLSRVYKVAEALEYGIVGVNTGIISTEVAPFGGIKQSGLGREGSHHGIEDYLEMKYICMSV; this is translated from the coding sequence ATGCTGGACGCAACAACCGATCTGAAATCGCTGCTCAAGGACCCCGAGCTCTTGGCGACCAAAGCCTATATTGGCGGTCAGTGGGTCGATGGCGATAACGGCACCTTTGCCGTGACCAATCCCGCCCGCGGTGACGTGATCGCCGAGGTCGCGGACCTGAGCCGCGCACAGGTAGCCGGTGCCATCGCACAGGCCGAAGCCGCCCAGAAAGAATGGGCCGCAATGACCGGCAAGGAACGCGCCGTGATCATGCGCCGCTGGTTCGACCTGATGATGGCGAACGCGCAGGATCTGGGCACCATCCTGACCGCCGAACAGGGCAAACCCCTTGCCGAAGCCGTGGGCGAAATCGGATATGGCGCGTCTTTCATCGAATTCTTCGGCGAAGAAGCCAAGCGCATCTATGGCGAGACGATCCCGGGCCACCAGCGTGACAAGCGCATCACCGTACTTAAACAGCCCATCGGCGTTGCCGCCTCGATCACACCTTGGAACTTCCCCAACGCGATGATCACCCGCAAGGCCGCACCTGCGCTGGCCGCTGGCTGCGCGTTTGTGGCACGCCCCGCCAAGGAAACCCCGCTTTCGGCCATCGTCATGGGCGTTCTGGCCGAGCGTGCAGGCATCCCCGCAGGCGTCTTCAACGTTGTGCCGTCGTCGTCGTCCTCGGAGATCGGCAAGGAATTTTGCGAAAACCCCGGCATCCGCAAGCTGACCTTCACCGGTTCGACCGAAGTGGGTCGCATCCTAATGAAGCAGGCCGCCGATCAGGTCATGAAATGCTCGATGGAACTGGGCGGCAATGCGCCGTTCATCGTATTCGACGATGCCGACCTGGACGCCGCCGTCGAAGGCGCGATGATGTGCAAATTCCGCAACAACGGACAGACTTGTGTCTGTGCCAACCGCATCTATGTGCAGGCGGGAGTCTATGACGAATTCGCCGCCAAACTGAAGGCCGCTGTCGAGGCGCTGCAAATCGGTGATGGCCTGGCCAATGGCACCACCACTGGCCCGCTGATCAACGCCGAGGCCGTCGCCAAGGTCGAAGAGCATATCAAGGACGTCACCGACAAAGGCGGCGCAGTCCTGAGCGGCGGCCTGCCACACGATCTGGGCGGCACCTTCTTCCAGCCCACCATCGTCACGGGCGTGACTCAGGACATGATGGTTGCCCAGGATGAAACCTTTGGCCCGCTGGCCCCGCTCTTCAAGTTCGAGAACGAAGATGACGTCATCGCCATGGCCAACGACACCATCTTTGGTCTGGCGTCGTATTTCTATGCCAAGGACCTGAGCCGCGTGTACAAAGTCGCTGAGGCGCTGGAATATGGCATCGTTGGCGTGAACACCGGCATCATCTCGACCGAGGTTGCACCGTTTGGCGGCATCAAGCAGTCGGGCCTGGGCCGCGAAGGCAGCCACCACGGCATCGAGGACTATCTGGAGATGAAATACATCTGCATGTCGGTCTAA
- a CDS encoding aminopeptidase P family protein has product MTITTPRPDFYRYHNGVKAPLPFDDSEYEARLAELRERMEAAGASAAVFTSMHNIAYYSGFLYCAFGRPYALVVTETECVTISAGIDAGQPWRRSYGDNITYTDWQRDNYWRAILSVTGEGQVIGYEGDHLTLMQRDKMEDFLKPITMVDLFETTMRQRMHKSPAEIALIRHGANVADVGGYAIRDAVKAGVREIDVAMAGRDAMEQEIAKRFPDAEYRDTWVWFQSGINTDGAHNPVTGRVLERGDILSLNTFPMISAYYTALERTMFVQEVDPASLKIWEANVAAHEYGMSLLKPGVSCADVTHKINEFFQERDLLQYRTFGYGHSFGVLSHFYGREAGLELREDIDTVLEPGMVISMEPMLTIADGEPGAGGYREHDILVITEDGNENITGYPYGPEFNVVG; this is encoded by the coding sequence ATGACCATCACCACACCGCGTCCGGATTTCTACCGTTATCACAACGGGGTAAAGGCACCGCTGCCGTTTGACGACAGCGAGTATGAGGCGCGTCTTGCCGAGCTGCGCGAACGGATGGAAGCCGCGGGAGCCTCGGCAGCCGTGTTCACCTCGATGCACAATATCGCGTATTATTCCGGCTTTCTGTACTGCGCCTTTGGCCGTCCTTACGCGTTGGTCGTGACCGAGACCGAATGCGTCACCATCAGTGCGGGCATTGATGCGGGCCAGCCCTGGCGCCGCTCATATGGTGACAACATCACTTACACCGACTGGCAGCGTGACAATTACTGGCGGGCGATTCTGTCGGTGACCGGCGAGGGGCAGGTGATCGGGTACGAGGGCGATCACCTGACGCTGATGCAGCGCGACAAGATGGAAGATTTTCTGAAACCGATCACCATGGTTGATCTGTTCGAGACGACCATGCGTCAGCGGATGCATAAATCGCCTGCCGAGATTGCTCTGATCCGGCATGGTGCCAATGTGGCTGACGTGGGCGGCTACGCTATCCGCGATGCGGTCAAGGCTGGCGTGCGCGAGATCGATGTGGCGATGGCTGGTCGTGATGCGATGGAGCAGGAGATCGCCAAGCGGTTTCCGGACGCGGAATACCGTGACACCTGGGTCTGGTTCCAATCCGGCATCAACACCGACGGCGCACACAACCCGGTGACGGGCCGCGTTCTGGAGCGTGGTGACATCCTGTCCCTCAACACCTTCCCGATGATCAGCGCCTATTACACCGCGCTGGAACGGACGATGTTTGTCCAAGAGGTTGATCCCGCCTCGCTCAAGATCTGGGAGGCGAACGTGGCCGCGCATGAATACGGTATGTCGCTGCTGAAACCGGGGGTCAGCTGTGCGGACGTCACGCATAAGATCAACGAATTCTTCCAAGAGCGCGATCTGCTGCAATACCGCACGTTTGGCTATGGCCATTCATTTGGCGTGTTGTCGCATTTCTATGGCCGCGAAGCCGGGCTGGAGTTGCGCGAAGACATCGACACGGTGCTGGAGCCGGGGATGGTCATCTCGATGGAACCGATGCTGACCATCGCGGATGGAGAGCCAGGTGCCGGTGGTTACCGCGAGCATGATATCCTGGTGATCACCGAAGACGGCAACGAGAACATCACTGGCTACCCCTATGGGCCTGAATTCAACGTGGTTGGGTAA